The Synechococcales cyanobacterium T60_A2020_003 genome includes a region encoding these proteins:
- a CDS encoding MATE family efflux transporter, which translates to MKGSVTTSTLVSEIQSCLHLAIPLVGAQLAQSATSFVDTVMMGWLGSDTIAAGGLGAVMFNTLLLTSAALVSAVSPLTAEAFGAGNHQKVGSVVRQGFWLAVLLVMPCMVLLYQAQPILLALGQNPETVERSQIYVRAILWGIVPGLGIAVLRNWLAALAQPRPIIITVILGTVFNIVANYGLMFGKWGLPALGLAGIGWASCLSLWGMFFGLLTYSLIQPQLRHYRILHHLHRFAPRPFLELLRIGLPIGVLAGVEVGLFSMTTVLMGQLGTSTLAAHHIALQTASLTFMVPLGISLATTARVGQYLGQANGLGARLAGYTGITLAALFMSTMGILFWLAPETIVGLYLDLDNSANRDVVAIAKSLLGVAALFQIVDGIQICAAGALRGLKDTYVPMIIGIVAYWGVGLVSGYVLGFQMGLAGVGLWLGLAFGLMMAAIVLTWRFSVMPPLKYALFGDRTLTNSLPD; encoded by the coding sequence ATGAAAGGATCTGTAACGACATCTACGCTCGTCTCGGAAATTCAAAGCTGCTTGCATCTAGCCATCCCCCTCGTAGGTGCTCAACTGGCCCAATCTGCTACTTCCTTTGTGGATACCGTCATGATGGGCTGGCTAGGGAGCGATACCATTGCCGCCGGAGGGTTAGGAGCCGTAATGTTCAATACCTTACTGCTGACCAGTGCGGCGTTGGTGTCAGCCGTCAGTCCCCTCACCGCAGAAGCCTTTGGCGCAGGCAACCATCAGAAAGTGGGTTCCGTGGTGCGGCAAGGCTTTTGGTTGGCTGTGCTGTTGGTCATGCCCTGCATGGTGCTGCTGTACCAGGCTCAACCTATCTTGCTAGCCCTAGGGCAAAATCCGGAAACTGTGGAGCGATCGCAGATCTACGTTCGCGCCATCCTCTGGGGCATCGTACCGGGATTAGGCATTGCAGTATTACGGAACTGGTTGGCCGCCCTTGCCCAGCCTCGCCCCATCATCATTACCGTGATTCTGGGAACGGTGTTCAACATTGTCGCTAACTATGGGCTGATGTTTGGCAAATGGGGGCTTCCAGCCTTGGGATTAGCGGGCATTGGCTGGGCAAGCTGTCTATCGCTGTGGGGCATGTTTTTCGGTCTATTAACCTACAGCCTGATTCAACCCCAGTTGCGCCACTACCGAATTCTGCACCATCTCCATCGGTTTGCCCCCCGTCCATTTCTTGAACTTCTGCGGATTGGGCTTCCCATTGGAGTGTTAGCAGGGGTAGAGGTCGGTTTATTCAGCATGACGACAGTGCTGATGGGACAGTTGGGGACAAGCACACTGGCTGCCCATCACATTGCCCTGCAAACCGCATCCCTCACCTTTATGGTTCCCCTGGGAATTTCCCTGGCGACCACGGCGCGAGTGGGACAGTATCTAGGACAGGCCAATGGATTAGGGGCACGGCTGGCAGGCTACACAGGCATTACCCTTGCGGCTCTGTTTATGAGTACAATGGGCATCTTATTTTGGCTGGCTCCTGAAACGATTGTGGGGCTGTATTTAGATCTAGACAATTCCGCTAACCGAGACGTGGTGGCGATCGCCAAATCTCTGTTGGGGGTTGCCGCTCTATTTCAGATTGTGGATGGGATTCAGATCTGTGCGGCAGGTGCGTTGCGCGGCCTCAAGGATACCTACGTTCCTATGATCATTGGCATTGTCGCCTATTGGGGCGTCGGTCTGGTTAGTGGCTATGTGTTGGGGTTCCAAATGGGCTTAGCTGGGGTTGGGCTATGGCTGGGACTAGCGTTCGGCCTGATGATGGCGGCGATCGTTCTCACCTGGCGATTTAGCGTGATGCCGCCCCTAAAGTATGCCCTGTTTGGCGATCGCACCCTCACAAACTCCCTACCGGACTGA
- a CDS encoding glycoside hydrolase family 1 protein, protein MQSRTSSSHSAKPSFLWGVATSGYQSEGGYNGDGQPHNNWARCEQYHRVMPTGKAAEFWTRYEDDFQRCRDLGLTAFRLGIEWARVQPSYRMAVSKAPAFDTQALDAYGDRIAACRRYGLEAIVTLHHFTHPGWLPLDAWLHPETVDAFENYVATTVRHINRRLVDVYHMAPIHWYITTNEPNMLITNTYVSSQFPSSSLHGAKAIPHAHSYLIAAHIRAYNQIHDIYQREGWPTPMVSLNTYCSDLYWSEKMIWDILDLPKQDLSESELPDFWESRALEFDTMLNTANLPFRKDLPYRIGRVLHRWANWSGKRLFTPAALQACLQEIDASPRSKLFDFIGLDYYDPFAAHVLRLPSFSDFEFKVKDFRGWLMSGITSKWWDWRCLPEGLYVFCKHYAESYDRPVLIAENGMALRRKPDNSVATTRGDQLRRSEFLEAHLRQVHHLLKDQVPLVGYMHWSLTDNYEWGSYTPRFGLFSLDYAHGTERSAVDHLGDRPAETYRRLIQAINADLGLVSSVR, encoded by the coding sequence ATGCAGTCTAGGACGTCTTCTTCGCATTCTGCCAAGCCCTCGTTCCTTTGGGGCGTGGCAACATCGGGCTATCAAAGTGAAGGCGGATATAACGGTGACGGCCAGCCCCACAACAACTGGGCACGGTGTGAACAGTATCACCGAGTCATGCCTACGGGAAAAGCCGCTGAGTTTTGGACACGCTACGAAGACGATTTCCAGCGTTGTCGAGACTTAGGGTTAACGGCCTTCCGTTTGGGAATTGAATGGGCACGGGTGCAGCCCTCCTATCGCATGGCCGTGTCCAAGGCTCCAGCGTTTGATACCCAGGCACTCGATGCCTATGGCGATCGCATTGCCGCCTGTCGTCGCTATGGCCTGGAAGCGATCGTGACGCTGCACCATTTTACCCATCCGGGCTGGCTCCCCTTAGATGCGTGGCTTCATCCTGAAACAGTAGACGCCTTTGAGAACTACGTCGCCACTACGGTTCGCCACATTAATCGACGGTTGGTGGATGTTTACCACATGGCTCCGATCCACTGGTACATCACCACCAACGAGCCGAACATGCTCATTACCAATACCTACGTCAGTTCGCAGTTTCCATCGTCGTCGCTGCACGGTGCCAAGGCCATTCCCCACGCCCATAGCTACCTAATTGCAGCCCACATTCGCGCCTACAATCAGATTCACGATATCTACCAAAGAGAAGGCTGGCCGACGCCGATGGTGTCCCTCAACACCTATTGCAGCGACCTCTACTGGTCGGAAAAAATGATCTGGGACATTCTGGATCTTCCCAAACAGGATCTATCGGAGTCGGAACTGCCCGACTTCTGGGAAAGCCGCGCCCTAGAGTTTGACACCATGCTGAACACAGCTAATCTGCCCTTCCGCAAGGATCTACCCTACCGCATCGGTCGGGTGCTGCATCGCTGGGCCAATTGGTCTGGTAAGCGTCTGTTTACGCCTGCCGCCCTTCAGGCTTGTCTACAGGAAATCGATGCCTCCCCGCGTTCCAAACTGTTCGACTTTATCGGACTGGACTACTACGATCCCTTTGCGGCGCATGTGCTGCGGTTACCGTCCTTTTCCGACTTTGAGTTTAAAGTGAAAGACTTTCGCGGATGGCTGATGAGTGGCATCACTAGCAAGTGGTGGGACTGGCGCTGCTTACCGGAAGGACTCTATGTGTTCTGTAAGCACTACGCTGAGTCCTACGATCGCCCCGTACTGATTGCTGAAAACGGGATGGCTCTGCGCCGTAAGCCTGACAATAGCGTTGCCACAACCCGTGGCGACCAGCTTCGCCGCAGTGAATTTTTAGAGGCTCACCTGCGTCAAGTTCACCATCTTTTGAAAGATCAGGTTCCGCTGGTGGGCTATATGCACTGGTCGCTTACGGATAACTATGAGTGGGGGTCTTATACGCCTCGCTTTGGTCTATTCAGCCTTGACTATGCCCACGGCACTGAGCGGTCAGCCGTCGATCATTTGGGCGATCGCCCTGCTGAAACCTACCGACGGCTGATTCAAGCCATCAATGCTGACCTGGGATTGGTCTCTTCAGTCCGGTAG
- a CDS encoding IS5/IS1182 family transposase: YHRRSIAETTMFRFKTIFGGNLSARQFDNQAVELFIKCVALNRMIQIAKPDSYKVEA, encoded by the coding sequence GCTATCATCGTCGTTCGATTGCTGAAACTACCATGTTCCGCTTTAAGACTATTTTTGGGGGCAATCTCAGTGCACGTCAATTTGACAATCAAGCCGTGGAATTGTTCATCAAATGTGTTGCGCTCAACCGCATGATTCAGATCGCTAAACCCGATAGCTACAAAGTCGAAGCTTAA
- a CDS encoding aminopeptidase P family protein, with amino-acid sequence MQIQDRQQKILLVETLRRRRQALTAQMDCPVILWSGQSVSRNFPANTYPFRANSHFLYFAGLSIENAAIRLENDRTELFMDNPSDADLLWHGSRLTRDEIARHIGADAAYPLSLLQRYAEGAASIPVQDPKTHAAQSQVLNRVISPHHRLQDGDRTLAEAIVQLRLQHDEGAIAEIRKAAAVTAQAHRAGMAATRKATSEAQVRAAMEQVILANDMEPAYRSIVTVHGEVLHNTSYSHELRNTDLLLADVGAEANSGWASDVTRTWPVSGKFSSTQRDVYDVVLAAHDVCIRNLQPGVEYRDIHLMAATVIAAGLVDLGILWGRAEDLVEQDIHALFFPHGVGHLLGLDVHDMEDLGDLAGYAPGRSRSDRFGLCYLRLDRPLLPGMVVTIEPGFYQVPALLNDPERQSHAEGWVNWERLNQFSDVCGIRIEDDVRMTETGHEILTSAIPTHPEAVEHLVS; translated from the coding sequence ATGCAAATCCAAGACCGACAGCAAAAAATACTGCTGGTAGAAACACTTCGACGACGACGGCAGGCTTTGACAGCCCAGATGGATTGCCCTGTTATTTTATGGTCTGGGCAATCTGTTTCCCGAAACTTTCCGGCCAATACCTATCCTTTTCGAGCCAATAGCCATTTTCTGTACTTTGCGGGACTGTCGATTGAGAATGCCGCGATTCGGTTAGAGAACGATCGCACCGAGTTATTCATGGATAATCCCTCCGATGCCGATCTGCTTTGGCATGGGTCACGCCTAACACGGGATGAGATTGCACGGCATATCGGTGCCGATGCCGCGTACCCCCTCTCGTTGCTGCAACGTTATGCCGAAGGGGCAGCCTCGATTCCCGTCCAAGATCCCAAGACTCACGCCGCCCAGTCCCAGGTTCTCAATCGAGTTATTTCACCTCACCATCGACTTCAGGATGGCGATCGCACCCTGGCAGAAGCGATTGTGCAACTGCGGTTGCAGCATGACGAAGGGGCGATCGCCGAAATTCGCAAAGCCGCAGCGGTGACGGCACAGGCCCATCGGGCTGGGATGGCCGCTACCCGCAAAGCTACCTCCGAAGCCCAAGTGCGGGCAGCTATGGAGCAGGTGATCCTGGCGAACGACATGGAACCCGCCTACCGCAGCATTGTGACGGTGCATGGCGAAGTGCTGCACAATACCAGCTATAGCCATGAACTGCGGAATACGGATCTCTTGCTAGCCGATGTGGGGGCAGAGGCCAACAGCGGTTGGGCGTCGGACGTGACCCGCACTTGGCCTGTATCGGGAAAATTTTCATCGACCCAGCGAGATGTGTACGATGTCGTGTTGGCCGCCCACGATGTCTGCATTCGCAATCTGCAACCGGGGGTTGAATATCGCGATATTCACCTGATGGCAGCGACGGTGATTGCAGCGGGGTTGGTGGATCTGGGGATTCTTTGGGGCCGTGCCGAAGATCTGGTGGAACAGGATATTCACGCGCTCTTTTTCCCCCACGGTGTCGGCCATTTATTAGGGCTGGATGTCCATGACATGGAGGATTTGGGCGATCTCGCTGGATATGCGCCAGGACGCAGCCGCAGCGATCGCTTTGGTCTGTGCTATCTCCGTCTAGATCGTCCGCTGTTGCCGGGTATGGTCGTGACCATTGAGCCAGGGTTCTACCAAGTTCCTGCGTTGCTGAACGATCCCGAACGGCAATCGCACGCGGAAGGCTGGGTGAACTGGGAACGGCTCAATCAGTTTTCGGATGTGTGTGGGATTCGCATTGAAGACGATGTCCGCATGACCGAAACAGGCCATGAAATCCTGACGTCTGCAATTCCAACGCATCCAGAGGCCGTTGAGCATTTAGTATCCTGA